Proteins encoded by one window of Pseudochaenichthys georgianus chromosome 9, fPseGeo1.2, whole genome shotgun sequence:
- the prlhr2a gene encoding prolactin releasing hormone receptor 2a has product MEGTGSGWAAELTPPCVMHAGTGNDTGQVFEVALQNGSSKRSHQFVGVELLKSFKLLIIPCYTLVALVGVFGNYLLLYVICRTRKMHNVTNFFIGNLAFSDMLMCATCVPFTLAYAFNPQGWVFGRFMCYLVYLIQPVTVYVSVFTLTAIGVDRYYATVHPLKKRISVVACTYLLSGIWLLSCTLVAPAVAHTYHVEFKNEGFSICEEFWIGKENERLAYAYSTLFITYVLPLSALCISYLCISVKLRNCVVPGHHTQSQAEAQRMRKRKTFRLVSLVVAAFGVCWMPISVFNVLRDIDIDLIDKRYFLLIQLLCHLCAMSSSCCNPFLYAWLHDRFRAELRKMFTCRSRIGISANNCATASVVL; this is encoded by the exons ATGGAAGGCACCGGCAGCGGTTGGGCAGCAGAGCTCACCCCTCCCTGTGTGATGCATGCTGGGACTGGGAATGACACGGGTCAGGTCTTTGAGGTGGCGCTGCAGAACGGCTCGTCCAAGCGCAGCCACCAGTTTGTGGGAGTGGAGCTGCTGAAGTCCTTCAAGCTGCTCATCATCCCCTGCTACACTCTGGTGGCTCTGGTGGGCGTCTTCGGAAACTACCTGCTCCTCTACGTCATCTGCCGCACGCGCAAGATGCACAACGTCACCAACTTCTTCATTGGAAACCTGGCCTTCTCTGACATGCTGATGTGTGCCACGTGTGTCCCCTTCACTCTGGCCTACGCCTTCAACCCACAGGGCTGGGTGTTTGGCCGCTTCATGTGCTACCTGGTGTACCTCATCCAGCCTGTGACGGTGTACGTGTCCGTCTTCACTCTCACTGCCATTGGTGTGGACAG ATACTACGCCACAGTTCATCCTCTGAAGAAGCGCATCTCAGTGGTGGCGTGCACCTACCTGCTGTCGGGGATCTGGCTGCTGTCCTGCACTCTGGTGGCTCCAGCTGTGGCTCACACCTACCATGTGGAGTTTAAGAACGAGGGCTTCAGCATCTGCGAGGAGTTCTGGATCGGCAAGGAGAACGAGCGTCTGGCCTACGCGTACAGCACCCTCTTCATCACCTACGTCCTGCCTCTGTCCGCGCTCTGCATCTCGTACCTGTGCATCTCGGTCAAACTGAGGAATTGTGTCGTGCCCGGCCACCACACCCAGAGCCAGGCTGAGGCTCAGCGGATGCGCAAACGCAAGACCTTTCGGCTGGTGAGCCTGGTGGTGGCGGCCTTCGGCGTCTGCTGGATGCCGATCAGTGTGTTCAACGTGCTGCGGGACATTGACATTGACCTGATCGATAAGCGCTACTTCCTGCTCATTCAGCTGCTCTGTCACCTGTGTGCCATGAGCTCCTCCTGCTGTAACCCCTTCCTCTACGCCTGGCTGCACGACCGCTTCCGTGCTGAGCTCCGCAAAATGTTCACGTGCCGCAGTCGCATCGGCATCTCGGCTAACAACTGCGCCACAGCTAGTGTGGTTTTGTGA
- the got1l1 gene encoding putative aspartate aminotransferase, cytoplasmic 2, which yields MKKMKRPDSKLNETEVKQNGDAGGHLSVFTNVHTAAGSPEKRLLSAFKKDTTPGKAYLAGREYYSEDGKTFELRLVRRIKQQLSADPTTRPEYPSPLGLTEFTRRATEVALGKSSRAIVEERVLGVQTPGFTAAVRLGAELLRNWYDHCAAWCGPVYLSSPCDDSLAGIFQAAGIQDIREYYYWDDQQRGVCLDKLLEDLEKAPERSVVVLSASAHYPTGADLSHNQWAVITELIMRRRHFPFLLLPPQALCYGNVEREAWPVQYCASQGMELLCAQSFSHCFGLYGEAVGHLLCVLKQNSLLLSVQSQAATIVKSLWAQPSAGGANIVATVLSNPAHVVEWKEEVKHIVERCMLIRELLRERLRLLGAPGCWNHLTQQSGLYCNTGLSEDQVEFLSQRRHVYLLPSGCLNVSAINGRNLDYIAESIHRALTTSL from the exons ATGAAGAAGATGAAGCGACCGGACAGCAAACTTAACGAAACAGAGGTAAAGCAAAATGGCGACGCAGGTGGTCATCTCTCTGTGTTTACCAATGTTCACACCGCGGCAGGAAGTCCCGAGAAAAGACTTCTGTCCGCCTTTAAGAAAGACACAACCCCCGGGAAGGCTTACCTGGCAGGGAGAG AGTATTACAGCGAAGATGGAAAGACCTTTGAACTGCGTCTTGTTAGAAGAATAAAGCAACAGCTAAGCGCTGATCCCACCACTCGCCCGGAGTATCCGTCTCCCCTCGGCCTAACAGAGTTCACCAGGCGAGCCACAGAGGTTGCTTTAGGGAAAAGCTCTCGGGCTATAGTGGAAGAACGG GTGTTAGGTGTTCAGACTCCTGGTTTCACCGCTGCTGTGCGACTTGGGGCTGAACTCTTGAGAAATTGGTATGATCACTGTGCTGCTTGGTGTGGGCCAGTATACCTCTCTTCCCCCTGTGACG ACTCTTTGGCTGGTATCTTCCAGGCAGCGGGGATCCAAGATATCCGTGAGTATTATTACTGGGATGACCAGCAGCGGGGCGTTTGCTTGGATAAGCTGCTGGAGGATCTGGAGAAGGCTCCGGAGAGAAGCGTTGTTGTTCTGTCAGCGTCTGCACACTATCCCACCGGAGCAGACCTCTCTCACAATCAATGGGCTGTGATTACAGAACTCATCATG AGGCGCAGGCATTTCCCGTTCCTCTTGCTGCCTCCTCAGGCGCTCTGCTATGGAAATGTGGAGCGGGAGGCCTGGCCTGTTCAGTACTGCGCCTCGCAGGGGATGGAGCTGCTCTGTGCTCAGTCCTTCTCCCACTGCTTCGGACTATATG GCGAGGCTGTCGGTCACCTGCTGTGCGTGTTGAAGCAGAACTCCCTCCTGTTATCTGTGCAGTCTCAAGCTGCCACAATAGTCAAGTCACTGTGGGCACAGCCGTCCGCAGGAGGAGCAAATATTGTGGCCACAGTGCTCAGTAACCCAGCACATGTTGTTGAATG GAAGGAAGAAGTGAAGCACATTGTGGAGCGATGTATGCTGATCAGAGAGCTGTTGAGAGAAAGGCTGAGGCTTCTGGGAGCTCCAGGCTGTTGGAACCATCTGACTCAACAGAGCGGACTCTACTGTAACACCGGATTGAGTG AGGATCAGGTAGAGTTTCTGTCCCAGAGGAGACATGTGTACCTGCTCCCCAGCGGCTGTCTCAATGTGAGCGCAATCAACGGGCGTAACTTGGATTATATAGCCGAGTCCATCCATCGGGCCCTGACCACTTCACTCTGA